CAAACCATGTTGCTCGCCGGTGATGAGAAGAGTCAGAAGACCCACCGTGGTTTGAAAGTTAATGAaagtttgtgttaaaaaaaaaaagagtgaaatgctattttcatattcttataattatgtaaaagagtcagtgaataaaaaaaaaaaataataattatgtaaagGAGCCAAAAACATTTCAGCTCTGAACTCGTTTAACCGAGGACCAACTCTGCTTTCTTCTACAATAATATGATCGAGAAAAACCAAGTTAtttattcacatatatatatatatatatatatatacaaaatatattagttaacaTGTCAATCTAATTGGTCTAATGGTTACAGATTTGCACATTCGTCAATCGAACTAAAGTACAAGTCACTAAAATACTAGTTTTATAAgtatttactatattttaatatagaatacaatatatgtatatatatatgcatatataatataatagagtAAATAAAAGTTTATGTGGTCTGGTGGTGATAATGTTTTCACCCTTCATGTCTAACCCGGTTTTGAAGTGAGATTGATGACATTTTACCTTATATTATAAAGGTGATACTTGTTTTTTTGGATATTAGGGTACctgttcggttctcggttcggttccggttctagTTCGGTTATTCGGATATAGAAATATAGGAACTATTCGGATATTTTAGGATTTTGGTGCAGTTTCGGTCTCAAataattcggttcggttccggttttttTACCCAGGACTAGCTCGATGTTTACAGTGCCATGTTTGGACAGGGTACACTTATGCGCCGATTGAAGAAAACATATTCCCTCGCCTTATAGTCATTGTATGTACAAGACTctttatgtttacaaaaaaaaaaaaaactcttcatGTACATGCATCAGCTGTACAAAAGAGCTTTAAGTTTTAGTTCGATAGGActattataattttactaattttccttttctccttATATATGAGATATACATTTTAGATAACGTGAAAATGTCATTGGAtgaatattctattttataagaTCTGACTAAGATGAGatcatatgttaaaatattaaaaggttCATAGTATATTAGGTCTACAGATTTATAGTACGAAAGTCAAAGGTCTTGTATAGTAATTCATTTGtttgcaaaaaaataattatatactaatttatttttctactaAAATGTATAGGTTTGAATCTGacatgtaataaataaatatgactAATATTTCACAAGTGGACCTATATAAGGAGCTTCAAATATCTTGAAATACTCCAGAAGAtccaataaaaaaacattctcaAGATTTTACAGATACCATAGAAATAATTTATCGAGGAAAACAAAACATGGGTGTTTGGAGATCTCCATATGCTTTCATTGCAGTTTCTGTCATAGTAATGTTCCTTATCATAGGTACAACTGATACCAAATTATATTCATGCTTAGATATATTTATCAGGATATGAAGATACCAAATTATATTCTTGCTCctgtaatttttttagttatagatttcaGAAGTTTAATAAGAATGCAGTTAAAGTAACcgcatatataaaaaaaaatgtatactcGGGTTTTGGGTtactaacataaaaaaaatatttacaggGTCAGAAGCAACGTCAGGGTTAAATGATGAATGTCCAGGGGTATGTCATTCCGATATTGTACCAAACTGCGATACACTCTGCATTAGCTTAGGGTTTACTGGAGGCTTCTGTAAAGGATTAACGTGTTGCTGCAATCCCAaatcccctaaaaccctaaatatacTTCCTCcttaattttattgtttgttaatcttaattatgaaataaaaactaataaagcTCAAAAGTTTGACTAAGACTAATCTACTTTCCATTTTATTTCTTCGTTGCATTCACATAATGaaattgatatataaataattcatATTGAACCAAAGAGTCATTTCTACATATATAGTACATTCTAGTTGGTTCCGTTTATACTTTTTGATTTTGGAACAGAGTTAATCACAACATCACATAGATACCCACAATCTTTCGAAGAAGAAAATTTGTTACCTTCGAAATTTAATTACTCATCTATTTTACATTTGGTCAAGCATTAGAAAAGAGTATAGCATTTAATgaaattgatttaaaaatttcataaaaaaaattatttcatactTTTCATATTAGATTGTATCTATTCTTCTAAATT
This genomic interval from Brassica napus cultivar Da-Ae chromosome A6, Da-Ae, whole genome shotgun sequence contains the following:
- the LOC111200013 gene encoding putative defensin-like protein 80; the encoded protein is MGVWRSPYAFIAVSVIVMFLIIGSEATSGLNDECPGVCHSDIVPNCDTLCISLGFTGGFCKGLTCCCNPKSPKTLNILPP